One genomic window of Globicephala melas chromosome 8, mGloMel1.2, whole genome shotgun sequence includes the following:
- the RPS3 gene encoding small ribosomal subunit protein uS3 → MAVQISKKRKFVADGIFKAELNEFLTRELAEDGYSGVEVRVTPTRTEIIILATRTQNVLGEKGRRIRELTAVVQKRFGFPEGSVELYAEKVATRGLCAIAQAESLRYKLLGGLAVRRACYGVLRFIMESGAKGCEVVVSGKLRGQRAKSMKFVDGLMIHSGDPVNYYVDTAVRHVLLRQGVLGIKVKIMLPWDPTGKIGPKKPLPDHVSIVEPKDEILPTTPISEQKGGKPEPPAMPQPVPTA, encoded by the exons ATGGCGGTGCAGATATCCAAGAAGAGGAAG TTTGTTGCTGACGGCATATTCAAAGCTGAACTGAATGAGTTTCTCACTCGGGAGCTGGCTGAAGATGGGTACTCTGGAGTTGAGGTCCGAGTTACACCAACCAGGACAGAAATCATTATCTTGGCTACCAG GACACAGAATGTTCTTGGTGAGAAGGGCCGGCGGATCCGGGAATTGACTGCTGTGGTTCAGAAGAGATTTGGCTTCCCTGAGGGCAGTGTAGAG CTTTATGCTGAAAAGGTGGCCACGAGAGGTCTGTGTGCCATTGCCCAGGCAGAGTCTCTGCGTTACAAACTCCTAGGAGGCCTTGCTGTGCGGAG GGCCTGCTATGGTGTGCTGCGGTTCATCATGGAGAGTGGGGCCAAAGGCTGCGAGGTCGTGGTGTCGGGGAAGCTCCGAGGACAGAGGGCTAAATCCATGAAGTTTGTGGATGGCCTGATGATCCACAGTGGGGACCCTGTTAACTACTATGTTGATACTGCCGTGCGCCACGTGCTGCTCAGACAGG GTGTGCTGGGCATCAAGGTAAAGATCATGCTGCCTTGGGACCCAACTGGTAAGATTGGCCCTAAGAAGCCCCTGCCTGATCACGTGAGCATTGTGGAACCCAAAGATGAAATACTGCCCACCACTCCCATCTCCGAACAGAAGGGTGGGAAGCCAGAGCCGCCTGCCATGCCTCAGCCGGTACCCACAGCATAA
- the KLHL35 gene encoding kelch-like protein 35 isoform X3 yields the protein MVPVVPEAPGPAGTAVATALAVVLDYLYGAGVRLRAEDEAAAVLALAERLGVAGLREACARFLEGRLRAANSLALRRVAAAFSLASLAERCGRVLRQAFAEVAHHADFLELTPDEVAALLADPALGVAHEEAVFEAAMRWVRHDPPARRGQLRRLLEHVRLPLLAPAYFLEKVEADELLQACGECRPLLLEARACFILGRETGTLRARPRRFMDLAEVIVVIGGCDRKGLLKLPFADAYHPDSRRWTPLPSVPGFARSEFATCTLRNDIYVSGGHINSRDVWMFSSHLHTWIKVASLHKGRWRHKMAVVQGQLFVVGGFDGLRRLCSVERYDPFSNTWAAAAPLLEAVSSAAVAPCAGRLYVMGGAGRDGVNTNKVQCFDPKEDQWSLRSPAPFSQRCLEAVALEDTIYVVGGLMSKIFTYNPGMDVWGEAAVLPSPVESCGVTVCDGKVHILGGRDDHGESTDRIFTFDPSSGQVEAQPSLQRCTSSHGCVTIVQSLGSTRASPCCGLSHCGAQALDARAQWPWLTGPAAPRHVGSSRTRARTCVPRIGRRTLNHCATREAPTKIF from the exons ATGGTGCCCGTGGTACCCGAGGCGCCGGGCCCTGCCGGGACAGCGGTGGCGACGGCGCTGGCCGTGGTGCTCGACTACCTGTACGGAGCGGGCGTGCGGCTGCGCGCGGAGGACGAAGCGGCCGCGGTGCTGGCGCTGGCCGAGCGACTGGGCGTGGCAGGCCTGCGCGAGGCCTGCGCGCGCTTCCTCGAGGGTCGCCTGCGCGCCGCTAATAGCCTGGCGCTGCGTCGCGTGGCCGCTGCCTTCTCCCTCGCCTCTCTGGCCGAGCGCTGCGGCCGCGTGCTGCGCCAGGCCTTCGCCGAGGTGGCGCACCACGCCGACTTCTTGGAGCTGACGCCCGACGAGGTGGCAGCGCTTCTGGCCGACCCAGCGCTGGGCGTGGCGCACGAGGAGGCCGTGTTCGAAGCGGCCATGCGCTGGGTGCGTCACGACCCGCCAGCCCGCCGCGGACAGCTGCGGCGCTTGCTGGAGCACGTGCGCCTGCCCTTGCTGGCGCCCGCCTATTTCCTGGAGAAGGTAGAGGCCGACGAGTTGTTGCAGGCCTGCGGTGAGTGCCGCCCGCTGCTGCTAGAGGCCCGTGCCTGCTTCATCCTGGGCCGCGAGACCGGCACACTGCGGGCCCGGCCGCGGAG ATTCATGGACCTAGCTGAAGTGATCGTGGTCATCGGCGGTTGCGATCGCAAGGGGCTCCTTAAGCTGCCGTTCGCCGACGCCTACCATCCCGACAGCCGACGCTGGACCCCACTGCCCAGCGTGCCCGGCTTCGCGCGCTCAGAGTTCGCGACCTGCACTCTccgcaatgacatctacgtctcTG GAGGCCACATCAACAGCCGTGATGTGTGGATGTTTAGCTCCCATCTGCACACCTGGATCAAGGTGGCCTCACTGCACAAGGGCAGGTGGAGGCACAAGATGGCGGTCGTGCAGGGGCAG CTGTTCGTGGTGGGCGGCTTTGACGGCCTGCGGCGCCTGTGCAGCGTAGAGCGCTATGACCCCTTCTCCAACACCTGGGCTGCTGCGGCCCCGCTCCTAGAGGCAGTGAGCTCAGCTGCCGTGGCACCCTGCGCCGGCCGGCTCTACGTGATGGGGGGCGCCGGGCGGGACGGCGTCAACACCAACAAG GTGCAGTGCTTTGACCCCAAGGAGGACCAGTGGAGCCTGCGGTCACCAGCGCCCTTCTCGCAGCGGTGTCTCGAGGCTGTTGCCCTGGAGGACACCATCTATGTGGTTGGGGGCCTCATGAGCAAAATCTTCACCTACAACCCTGGCATGGATGTCTGGGGGGAGGCAGCTGTCCTCCCCAGCCCTGTG GAGAGCTGTGGCGTGACTGTGTGTGATGGGAAAGTCCACATCCTTGGCGGGCGGGATGATCATGGGGAAAGCACCGACAGGATCTTCACCTTTGACCCCAGCAGTGGGCAGGTGGAGGCCCAGCCATCCCTGCAGCGCTGCACCAGCTCCCATGGCTGCGTCACCATCGTCCAGAGCCTGGGCAG tacgcgggcctctccctgttgtggcctctcccattgcggagcacaggctctggatgcacgggctcagtggccatggctcacaggcccagccgctccgcggcatgtgggatcttcccggaccagggcacgaacctgcgtcccccgcatcggcaggcggactctcaaccactgcgccaccagggaagccccaaccaaaATTTTTTAA
- the KLHL35 gene encoding kelch-like protein 35 isoform X1 → MARTLEGPVPEEPELDWGSEEPCTGSCHAQRILQTLNAYRRSGTLTDVVLRAGGHDFPCHRAALSAGSTYFRSLFAAGQPERGLAMVPVVPEAPGPAGTAVATALAVVLDYLYGAGVRLRAEDEAAAVLALAERLGVAGLREACARFLEGRLRAANSLALRRVAAAFSLASLAERCGRVLRQAFAEVAHHADFLELTPDEVAALLADPALGVAHEEAVFEAAMRWVRHDPPARRGQLRRLLEHVRLPLLAPAYFLEKVEADELLQACGECRPLLLEARACFILGRETGTLRARPRRFMDLAEVIVVIGGCDRKGLLKLPFADAYHPDSRRWTPLPSVPGFARSEFATCTLRNDIYVSGGHINSRDVWMFSSHLHTWIKVASLHKGRWRHKMAVVQGQLFVVGGFDGLRRLCSVERYDPFSNTWAAAAPLLEAVSSAAVAPCAGRLYVMGGAGRDGVNTNKVQCFDPKEDQWSLRSPAPFSQRCLEAVALEDTIYVVGGLMSKIFTYNPGMDVWGEAAVLPSPVESCGVTVCDGKVHILGGRDDHGESTDRIFTFDPSSGQVEAQPSLQRCTSSHGCVTIVQSLGSTRASPCCGLSHCGAQALDARAQWPWLTGPAAPRHVGSSRTRARTCVPRIGRRTLNHCATREAPTKIF, encoded by the exons ATGGCCAG GACGCTGGAGGGCCCGGTGCCGGAGGAGCCGGAGCTGGATTGGGGCTCCGAGGAGCCGTGCACGGGGTCCTGCCACGCACAGCGCATCCTGCAGACCCTGAATGCGTATCGGCGGAGCGGCACCCTCACCGACGTGGTGCTACGTGCCGGCGGCCACGACTTCCCATGCCACCGCGCAGCGCTTAGCGCGGGCAGCACCTACTTCCGCAGCCTGTTCGCGGCTGGGCAGCCAGAGCGTGGCCTGGCTATGGTGCCCGTGGTACCCGAGGCGCCGGGCCCTGCCGGGACAGCGGTGGCGACGGCGCTGGCCGTGGTGCTCGACTACCTGTACGGAGCGGGCGTGCGGCTGCGCGCGGAGGACGAAGCGGCCGCGGTGCTGGCGCTGGCCGAGCGACTGGGCGTGGCAGGCCTGCGCGAGGCCTGCGCGCGCTTCCTCGAGGGTCGCCTGCGCGCCGCTAATAGCCTGGCGCTGCGTCGCGTGGCCGCTGCCTTCTCCCTCGCCTCTCTGGCCGAGCGCTGCGGCCGCGTGCTGCGCCAGGCCTTCGCCGAGGTGGCGCACCACGCCGACTTCTTGGAGCTGACGCCCGACGAGGTGGCAGCGCTTCTGGCCGACCCAGCGCTGGGCGTGGCGCACGAGGAGGCCGTGTTCGAAGCGGCCATGCGCTGGGTGCGTCACGACCCGCCAGCCCGCCGCGGACAGCTGCGGCGCTTGCTGGAGCACGTGCGCCTGCCCTTGCTGGCGCCCGCCTATTTCCTGGAGAAGGTAGAGGCCGACGAGTTGTTGCAGGCCTGCGGTGAGTGCCGCCCGCTGCTGCTAGAGGCCCGTGCCTGCTTCATCCTGGGCCGCGAGACCGGCACACTGCGGGCCCGGCCGCGGAG ATTCATGGACCTAGCTGAAGTGATCGTGGTCATCGGCGGTTGCGATCGCAAGGGGCTCCTTAAGCTGCCGTTCGCCGACGCCTACCATCCCGACAGCCGACGCTGGACCCCACTGCCCAGCGTGCCCGGCTTCGCGCGCTCAGAGTTCGCGACCTGCACTCTccgcaatgacatctacgtctcTG GAGGCCACATCAACAGCCGTGATGTGTGGATGTTTAGCTCCCATCTGCACACCTGGATCAAGGTGGCCTCACTGCACAAGGGCAGGTGGAGGCACAAGATGGCGGTCGTGCAGGGGCAG CTGTTCGTGGTGGGCGGCTTTGACGGCCTGCGGCGCCTGTGCAGCGTAGAGCGCTATGACCCCTTCTCCAACACCTGGGCTGCTGCGGCCCCGCTCCTAGAGGCAGTGAGCTCAGCTGCCGTGGCACCCTGCGCCGGCCGGCTCTACGTGATGGGGGGCGCCGGGCGGGACGGCGTCAACACCAACAAG GTGCAGTGCTTTGACCCCAAGGAGGACCAGTGGAGCCTGCGGTCACCAGCGCCCTTCTCGCAGCGGTGTCTCGAGGCTGTTGCCCTGGAGGACACCATCTATGTGGTTGGGGGCCTCATGAGCAAAATCTTCACCTACAACCCTGGCATGGATGTCTGGGGGGAGGCAGCTGTCCTCCCCAGCCCTGTG GAGAGCTGTGGCGTGACTGTGTGTGATGGGAAAGTCCACATCCTTGGCGGGCGGGATGATCATGGGGAAAGCACCGACAGGATCTTCACCTTTGACCCCAGCAGTGGGCAGGTGGAGGCCCAGCCATCCCTGCAGCGCTGCACCAGCTCCCATGGCTGCGTCACCATCGTCCAGAGCCTGGGCAG tacgcgggcctctccctgttgtggcctctcccattgcggagcacaggctctggatgcacgggctcagtggccatggctcacaggcccagccgctccgcggcatgtgggatcttcccggaccagggcacgaacctgcgtcccccgcatcggcaggcggactctcaaccactgcgccaccagggaagccccaaccaaaATTTTTTAA
- the KLHL35 gene encoding kelch-like protein 35 isoform X2 yields MNESTLVKIMRACLSKPVNQRKEWWVRGLLPSNRAPVRWICRRRGLCSLLGRTLEGPVPEEPELDWGSEEPCTGSCHAQRILQTLNAYRRSGTLTDVVLRAGGHDFPCHRAALSAGSTYFRSLFAAGQPERGLAMVPVVPEAPGPAGTAVATALAVVLDYLYGAGVRLRAEDEAAAVLALAERLGVAGLREACARFLEGRLRAANSLALRRVAAAFSLASLAERCGRVLRQAFAEVAHHADFLELTPDEVAALLADPALGVAHEEAVFEAAMRWVRHDPPARRGQLRRLLEHVRLPLLAPAYFLEKVEADELLQACGECRPLLLEARACFILGRETGTLRARPRRFMDLAEVIVVIGGCDRKGLLKLPFADAYHPDSRRWTPLPSVPGFARSEFATCTLRNDIYVSGGHINSRDVWMFSSHLHTWIKVASLHKGRWRHKMAVVQGQLFVVGGFDGLRRLCSVERYDPFSNTWAAAAPLLEAVSSAAVAPCAGRLYVMGGAGRDGVNTNKVQCFDPKEDQWSLRSPAPFSQRCLEAVALEDTIYVVGGLMSKIFTYNPGMDVWGEAAVLPSPVESCGVTVCDGKVHILGGRDDHGESTDRIFTFDPSSGQVEAQPSLQRCTSSHGCVTIVQSLGR; encoded by the exons ATGAATGAAAGCACACTAGTTAAGATAATGCGCGCCTGCCTGAGTAAACCAGTGAACCAACGGAAGGAATGGTGGGTGAGAGGCCTCCTGCCCTCTAACCGGGCCCCAGTCAGGTGGATTTGCCGACGACGCGGTCTGTGTTCTCTGCTCGGCAGGACGCTGGAGGGCCCGGTGCCGGAGGAGCCGGAGCTGGATTGGGGCTCCGAGGAGCCGTGCACGGGGTCCTGCCACGCACAGCGCATCCTGCAGACCCTGAATGCGTATCGGCGGAGCGGCACCCTCACCGACGTGGTGCTACGTGCCGGCGGCCACGACTTCCCATGCCACCGCGCAGCGCTTAGCGCGGGCAGCACCTACTTCCGCAGCCTGTTCGCGGCTGGGCAGCCAGAGCGTGGCCTGGCTATGGTGCCCGTGGTACCCGAGGCGCCGGGCCCTGCCGGGACAGCGGTGGCGACGGCGCTGGCCGTGGTGCTCGACTACCTGTACGGAGCGGGCGTGCGGCTGCGCGCGGAGGACGAAGCGGCCGCGGTGCTGGCGCTGGCCGAGCGACTGGGCGTGGCAGGCCTGCGCGAGGCCTGCGCGCGCTTCCTCGAGGGTCGCCTGCGCGCCGCTAATAGCCTGGCGCTGCGTCGCGTGGCCGCTGCCTTCTCCCTCGCCTCTCTGGCCGAGCGCTGCGGCCGCGTGCTGCGCCAGGCCTTCGCCGAGGTGGCGCACCACGCCGACTTCTTGGAGCTGACGCCCGACGAGGTGGCAGCGCTTCTGGCCGACCCAGCGCTGGGCGTGGCGCACGAGGAGGCCGTGTTCGAAGCGGCCATGCGCTGGGTGCGTCACGACCCGCCAGCCCGCCGCGGACAGCTGCGGCGCTTGCTGGAGCACGTGCGCCTGCCCTTGCTGGCGCCCGCCTATTTCCTGGAGAAGGTAGAGGCCGACGAGTTGTTGCAGGCCTGCGGTGAGTGCCGCCCGCTGCTGCTAGAGGCCCGTGCCTGCTTCATCCTGGGCCGCGAGACCGGCACACTGCGGGCCCGGCCGCGGAG ATTCATGGACCTAGCTGAAGTGATCGTGGTCATCGGCGGTTGCGATCGCAAGGGGCTCCTTAAGCTGCCGTTCGCCGACGCCTACCATCCCGACAGCCGACGCTGGACCCCACTGCCCAGCGTGCCCGGCTTCGCGCGCTCAGAGTTCGCGACCTGCACTCTccgcaatgacatctacgtctcTG GAGGCCACATCAACAGCCGTGATGTGTGGATGTTTAGCTCCCATCTGCACACCTGGATCAAGGTGGCCTCACTGCACAAGGGCAGGTGGAGGCACAAGATGGCGGTCGTGCAGGGGCAG CTGTTCGTGGTGGGCGGCTTTGACGGCCTGCGGCGCCTGTGCAGCGTAGAGCGCTATGACCCCTTCTCCAACACCTGGGCTGCTGCGGCCCCGCTCCTAGAGGCAGTGAGCTCAGCTGCCGTGGCACCCTGCGCCGGCCGGCTCTACGTGATGGGGGGCGCCGGGCGGGACGGCGTCAACACCAACAAG GTGCAGTGCTTTGACCCCAAGGAGGACCAGTGGAGCCTGCGGTCACCAGCGCCCTTCTCGCAGCGGTGTCTCGAGGCTGTTGCCCTGGAGGACACCATCTATGTGGTTGGGGGCCTCATGAGCAAAATCTTCACCTACAACCCTGGCATGGATGTCTGGGGGGAGGCAGCTGTCCTCCCCAGCCCTGTG GAGAGCTGTGGCGTGACTGTGTGTGATGGGAAAGTCCACATCCTTGGCGGGCGGGATGATCATGGGGAAAGCACCGACAGGATCTTCACCTTTGACCCCAGCAGTGGGCAGGTGGAGGCCCAGCCATCCCTGCAGCGCTGCACCAGCTCCCATGGCTGCGTCACCATCGTCCAGAGCCTGGGCAGGTGA
- the GDPD5 gene encoding glycerophosphodiester phosphodiesterase domain-containing protein 5 isoform X4, with protein sequence MSHCRGAADEPALAAQDGAGGHPGGYGGGHVSCGPAVGGRVGGAAYLPAGHSAIPAHGGPGRHHCALLDRGRTVCPRRAILLPDGHSRYLLHRGVCPLPGPSHHLLSLHHGEKGPGPQTCPHRPPRGPHDEETSHPTETLPCCLPCPLPWGSPPGLKLAPEHTLMSFRKALEQKLYGLQADVTISLDGVPFLMHDATLRRTTNVEGEFPELAHRPASMLNWTLLQRLNAGQWFLKTDPFWTASSLSPSDHREAQNQSICSLMELLELAKGNATLLLNLRDPPREHPYRGSFLNVTLEAVLHSGFPQHQVLWLPNRQRPFVQKVAPGFQQTSGSKEAAASLRRGHIQRLNLRYTQVSRQELRDYASWNLSVNLYTVNAPWLFSLLWCAGVPSVTSDNSHTLSQVPSPLWIMPPDEYCLMWVTADLISFILIVGIFVLQNYHLIRWRLGGIRSYNPEQIMLSAAVHRTSRDVSIMKEKLIFSEISDGMEVSDELSVCSDNSYDTYANSTTSPMGPQGSGSRATTLTDRSGR encoded by the exons ATGGGGCTGGTGGCCATCCTGGTGGCTACGGTGGTGGCCATGTCAGCTGTGGCCCAGCTGTGGGAGGACGAGTGGGAGGTGCTGCTTATCTCCCTGCag GGCACAGCGCCATTCCTGCACATGGGGGCCCTGGTCGCCATCACTGCGCTCTCCTGGATCGTGGCAGGACAGTTTGCCCGCGCAGAGCGATCCT CCTCCCAGATGGCCATTCTCGGTACCTTCTTCACCGTGGTGTTTGCCCTCTACCTGGCCCCTCTCACCATCTCCTCTCCCTGCATCATGGAGAAAAAGGACCTGGGCCCCAAACCTGCCCTCATCGGCCACCGCGGGGCCCCCATG atgaagaaaccagtCACCCCACTGAAACGCTGCCATGCTGTCTACCCTGTCCTCTCCCTTGGGGATCTCCACCTGGACTCAAG ctgGCCCCAGAGCACACGCTGATGTCCTTCAGGAAGGCCCTAGAGCAGAAGCTGTACGGACTCCAGGCTGACGTCACCATCAG CCTGGACGGCGTGCCCTTCCTCATGCACGACGCCACCCTGCGCCGCACCACCAACGTGGAGGGGGAATTCCCGGAGCTCGCCCACAGGCCCGCCTCCATGCTCAACTGGACCCTGCTGCAGAGGCTCAACGCTGGCCAGTGGTTCCTGAAG ACGGACCCCTTCTGGACGGCCAGTTCCCTGTCACCGTCCGACCACAGGGAGGCCCAAAACCAGTCCATCTGCAGCCTAATGGAACTCTTGGAGCTGGCCAAGGGCAATGCCACGTTGCTGCTCAACCTGCGTGACCCGCCGCGGGAGCACCCCTACCGCGGCAGCTTCCTCAACGTCACGCTGGAGGCCGTGCTGCACTCCGGCTTCCCCCAGCACCAG GTCCTGTGGCTGCCTAACAGGCAGAGGCCCTTCGTGCAGAAGGTGGCTCCTGGCTTCCAGCAGACATCGGGCTCCAAGGAGGCAGCTGCCAGCCTGCGGAGAGGCCACATCCAGCGGCTGAACCTGCGCTACACTCAGGTGTCCCGCCAGGAGCTCAG GGACTATGCATCCTGGAACCTGAGCGTGAACCTCTACACAGTCAATGCCCCGTGGCTCTTCTCCCTGCTGTGGTGCGCAGGGGTCCCGTCTGTCACCTCTGACAACTCCCACACCTTATCCCAGGTGCCCTCCCCCCTCTGGATCATG CCCCCGGACGAGTACTGTCTCATGTGGGTCACCGCCGACCTGATCTCCTTCATCCTGATCGTTGGCATCTTCGTGCTCCAGAA CTATCACTTGATCAG GTGGCGCCTGGGTGGCATACGGAGCTACAACCCCGAGCAGATCATGCTGAGTGCCGCGGTGCACCGGACCAGCCGGGACGTCAGCATCATGAAGGAGAAGCTCATCTTTTCAG AGATCAGCGATGGCATGGAGGTCTCCGATGAGCTCTCTGTATGTTCAGACAACAGTTATGACACATACGCCAACAGCACCACCTCCCCTATGGGCCCCCAAGGGAGCGGCAGCCGCGCCACGACCCTCACAGACCGGAGTGGGCGTTAG